A single genomic interval of Amycolatopsis albispora harbors:
- a CDS encoding serine/threonine-protein kinase — protein MDSFASSLLSFAYEVFGPGFCPGGAVWATSMAGALIALFPVAGAVIVALIRKFTGNRYDPTMMAVIGLVAGFFTLIMPWLLFIGVSSNFSAVRAGESADLSAGLMEELGNNRCDFIGKQSDYLGGGQNVYEALFYPSGGLAYGYYLGALIGLPALTLLFVMLLARTALRRGPKWPARFFWIPFVLMFFFSIGVSANTAVHLWLGFLPVIVLGIMPVALVGPPAWSTLQRSERPPERRPVEPPRQPPPYVPPPSQQRQLPPPAPPKEYPKTALAQAPEPQPAESPGLANTPGPMPVPPGSSGSAGSSRYRRVRRLGHGGFGTVWEAVDNQLGRTIALKIAHAPDRDTVERMQREARALAVVNHPNCVKVYDLVEEPDGLALVMEYLEGQPLGAAVDTGGPLDDVAAGRLWATMAGALSAAHEKGVLHRDVKPSNVILDPAGIAHLIDFGIARSKGDSQLTATGMMIGTPDFTAPETAAGAPASPASDAWQLAATVSYALSGQPPRGTRETPMAALMAAARAEPANKLPQRSVHSRLLIASLDPEPRRRPTLASVRKEVEGWLSRAGKSPDGPVTRVVPRAH, from the coding sequence CCGGGTGGCGCGGTGTGGGCGACCAGCATGGCGGGCGCGCTGATCGCGTTGTTCCCGGTGGCGGGCGCGGTGATCGTGGCGCTGATCCGGAAGTTCACCGGGAACCGGTACGACCCGACGATGATGGCCGTGATCGGCCTGGTCGCCGGCTTCTTCACGCTGATCATGCCGTGGCTGCTGTTCATCGGGGTGTCGAGCAACTTCAGCGCGGTGCGCGCGGGGGAGAGCGCCGACCTGTCCGCCGGGCTGATGGAGGAGCTGGGCAACAACCGCTGCGACTTCATCGGCAAGCAGAGCGACTACCTCGGCGGTGGGCAGAACGTCTACGAGGCGCTGTTCTACCCGTCGGGCGGGCTGGCCTACGGCTACTACCTCGGTGCGCTGATCGGTCTTCCCGCGCTCACCCTGCTGTTTGTCATGCTGCTGGCCCGCACCGCGCTGCGCCGCGGTCCGAAGTGGCCTGCCCGGTTCTTCTGGATCCCGTTCGTGCTGATGTTCTTCTTCAGCATCGGGGTCTCCGCGAACACCGCGGTGCACCTGTGGCTGGGCTTCCTGCCGGTGATCGTGCTGGGCATCATGCCGGTGGCGCTGGTCGGCCCGCCTGCCTGGTCGACGCTGCAACGCTCGGAACGGCCGCCGGAGCGGCGGCCGGTGGAGCCGCCGCGGCAACCGCCGCCATACGTGCCGCCGCCTTCGCAGCAGCGTCAGCTGCCGCCGCCCGCGCCGCCGAAGGAGTACCCGAAGACCGCGCTGGCGCAGGCACCCGAACCGCAGCCGGCGGAGAGCCCCGGGCTGGCGAACACGCCGGGGCCGATGCCCGTTCCGCCCGGTTCGAGCGGTTCCGCGGGCAGCAGCCGGTACCGCCGGGTCCGGCGGCTCGGGCACGGCGGGTTCGGCACCGTCTGGGAGGCCGTGGACAACCAGCTCGGCCGCACCATCGCGCTGAAGATCGCGCACGCGCCGGACCGGGACACCGTCGAGCGCATGCAGCGTGAGGCGCGGGCGCTGGCCGTGGTCAACCACCCGAACTGCGTGAAGGTGTACGACCTGGTCGAGGAGCCGGACGGGCTCGCGCTGGTGATGGAGTACCTGGAGGGGCAGCCGCTGGGCGCCGCGGTGGACACCGGCGGCCCGCTGGACGACGTGGCCGCGGGCCGGTTGTGGGCGACGATGGCGGGCGCGCTGTCGGCGGCGCACGAGAAGGGTGTGCTGCACCGGGACGTGAAGCCGTCGAACGTGATCCTGGACCCGGCGGGCATCGCGCACCTGATCGACTTCGGCATCGCCCGCAGCAAGGGCGACTCGCAGCTGACCGCGACCGGCATGATGATCGGCACGCCGGACTTCACCGCGCCGGAGACCGCGGCGGGCGCGCCCGCGTCGCCGGCGTCGGACGCCTGGCAACTGGCCGCGACGGTGAGCTACGCCCTGTCCGGCCAGCCGCCGCGGGGCACACGGGAGACGCCGATGGCCGCGCTGATGGCGGCGGCGCGGGCGGAACCGGCGAACAAGCTGCCGCAGCGGAGTGTGCACTCGCGCCTGCTGATCGCCTCGCTGGACCCGGAACCACGCCGTCGTCCGACGCTGGCTTCGGTGCGGAAGGAAGTCGAGGGGTGGCTGTCGCGGGCGGGCAAGTCCCCGGATGGCCCAGTCACCCGAGTGGTACCGCGCGCCCACTGA